In a single window of the Bactrocera dorsalis isolate Fly_Bdor chromosome 2, ASM2337382v1, whole genome shotgun sequence genome:
- the LOC105223000 gene encoding RNA polymerase II elongation factor ELL2-like encodes MEDLFDFLTQSAFQEINEHNKIANNKYGNNKYVPKAHSTNRQLRDLSSLKLRERLIHLLALKPFTQRELNARLQKDGIRKPEKSLIGNVLAEIAQLSNNEFCLKSCMWNEVKPNWSYYTAQERQQLKLRKTQKLSIPTISNEVTTISSQTSAPIISASLPIHKEAVNEISGKRPCLEHEEPQNNKKRRRVVGNSNNIYSQPNIKNIGNKSQCNGAQPDHKEIPHKEPVLQTTSKVSSNNTAEKSQHQELTRQKIQKVSGDGNHKKSSQKESVLKTASDTIYKNNQCQESVSEIASTFSAVNTIKNKHHQKPVLQTYIAVPDGDIYKSQQYQKPLGISERSQHLEPALQLKNKVSDRAIHKKSTQKEPASEVAVTDMYQNYQRQESVPKFASKFLSVETIENKQHRKPVPQTYAVVPGSDICKSHQQKRPAGIPEKMKQESIVQINNKVSGIDTQRRSLEAVIKTASEVTVTDIYKNNKRQEYVSQVASKVSANDTNKNDKHQKQAFQTNSVASGGDIYKSHQHRKPVLQTTTTEHPVIAKKVIPSYDFSLYSTVQSIEQRCEYKYDFERIYEEYFRLRQRIEEVRYIFRVLPEQLKNVPEGSSEYQRIANRIFAEYERLNSKEEIELKRRFDYLEAKLIHIKQRVDDFDQKQAKENAAQAALAAYSQR; translated from the coding sequence atGGAAGATTTATTCGATTTCCTAACTCAATCCGCATTTCAAGAAATCAACGAACACAACAAGATTGCGAACAACAAATATGGGAACAACAAATATGTTCCTAAGGCTCATTCAACGAATAGACAGTTACGCGATCTCTCTAGTCTTAAATTACGCGAACGCCTCATTCACTTGTTGGCACTGAAGCCTTTCACTCAGCGTGAACTAAATGCGCGTCTACAAAAAGATGGCATACGCAAACctgaaaagtcattaattgGAAATGTTCTGGCGGAAATTGCTCAACTAAGCAACAATGAGTTCTGTTTGAAAAGTTGTATGTGGAACGAAGTGAAACCAAATTGGTCTTATTACACGGCACAGGAACGGCAGCAGTTGAAGTTACGGAAGACACAGAAATTGTCAATCCCAACCATCTCAAACGAGGTTACCACAATTTCTAGTCAAACGTCTGCTCCAATAATTAGCGCTTCTCTACCAATTCATAAAGAAGCCGTAAACGAAATCTCTGGGAAGCGTCCTTGTTTGGAGCACGAAGAGCCCcagaataataaaaaacgtCGTCGTGTTGTTGGCAATAGCAACAATATCTATTCACAACCAAATATTAAGAACATAGGCAACAAAAGCCAATGCAACGGAGCACAACCAGATCACAAGGAGATCCCACACAAGGAACCAGTTCTTCAAACAACCTCCAAAGTATCCAGTAATAATACCGCCGAGAAGAGCCAGCATCAAGAACTAACTCGGCAGAAAATCCAAAAAGTATCAGGTGATGGTAATCACAAGAAGAGCTCACAAAAGGAGTCTGTTCTTAAGACAGCTTCTGATACTatctacaaaaacaaccaatGCCAGGAATCAGTTTCAGAGATTGCTTCTACATTTTCAGCTGTCAATaccattaaaaataaacatcATCAGAAACCAGTCCTCCAAACATACATCGCAGTACCTGATGGAGATATTTATAAGAGTCAACAATACCAGAAACCACTAGGAATCTCTGAGAGAAGCCAGCACCTAGAACCAGCTCTACAGTTAAAAAACAAAGTATCAGATAGGGCTATTCACAAGAAGAGCACGCAAAAGGAACCAGCTTCTGAAGTAGCAGTTACTGATATGTACCAAAATTACCAACGCCAGGAATCAGTTCCTaagtttgcttcaaaatttttaagtgtCGAAACCattgaaaataaacaacatCGGAAACCTGTTCCCCAAACATACGCCGTAGTGCCCGGTAGCGATATTTGTAAGAGTCACCAACAAAAGAGACCAGCAGGAATCCCTGAGAAGATGAAGCAAGAATCAATTGTACAGATAAACAATAAAGTATCAGGTATAGATACTCAGAGGAGAAGTTTGGAAGCAGTTATCAAAACAGCTTCTGAAGTAACAGTTACTGATatctacaaaaataacaaacgcCAGGAATATGTTTCACAGGTAGCTTCAAAAGTTTCAGCTAACGATACTAATAAGAATGACAAACATCAGAAACAAGCTTTCCAAACAAACTCCGTGGCATCCGGTGGCGATATTTACAAAAGTCACCAACACCGGAAACCAGTTCtccaaacaacaactacagagCATCCTGTTATTGCAAAAAAGGTAATTCCAAGCTACGACTTTAGTCTTTACTCGACTGTTCAAAGCATTGAACAGCGATGTGAGTACAAATACGATTTTGAGCGCATTTACGAAGAGTACTTTCGACTACGACAGCGCATCGAAGAAGTGCGTTACATTTTCCGTGTACTGCCCGAGCAGTTGAAAAATGTGCCCGAAGGATCTTCGGAATACCAGCGTATCGCAAACCGAATTTTTGCTGAATATGAGCGACTCAATTCTAAGGAAGAGATTGAGCTCAAGCGACGTTTTGACTATTTGGAGGCGAAGTTGATCCATATCAAACAGCGTGTAGATGATTTTGACCAGAAGCAGGCGAAGGAAAATGCAGCGCAGGCTGCGTTGGCCGCATACTCACAAAGATAG
- the LOC105222999 gene encoding RNA polymerase II elongation factor Ell → MEDLFDFLTQSAFQEIKEHNQTTNTKHVPKAHSTNGKLRDLSSLKLRERLIHLLALKPFTQRELNARLQKDGIRKPEKSLIGNVLAEIAQLSSDEYSLKRCMWNEVKINWSYYTEQERQQLKLRLTPNLSNPTNSNEHTSTFNQISPPIISAAQPIQGETAIEICGKRPCLEYEEPQIKKKRRISTKNIGNKNPCKGAQPDHKQVPLKEPTLQKIQKVSGDGTHKKNSQKEPIAKPTSVVAVSDICKSNQRQESVPEISNFSCLNTTENNQHRKPVIQTNSVVPGRSTYKTSQNQKHPGTSENGQHLEPALLLNKKVSNKSTLKKSSQKEPVIKKASEGAGTDIYKNNNRQESVPEVASKFSSVDTIENKQHRKTYAVVSGNDAYRSHEKPAGASEKRMILESDLQSNNKESGTQKEPVVKTASAVAVADIYKNKQRQESAPEIASTFSCVDKIENSQHRKTVPGNDIHKNFQHQRPLGISEKRNNPESALRINNKVSDIHKKSTQKQPVVNVASEISAIDAHKDYNSLEAVPEVALKVSVNGTNDQHKKQILQTIFKRPAVEYRVIDEGNTEASSYDFSSYPTIRSIEQRRQYKYDFERVYKEYFPLRQRVEEAQNILHILPEQLRNVPEGSAECERITNQIFAVTERLNTKEEIGLKRRFDYLEAKLIHIRQRVDDFDQQMLEERAGQAAVAPTMFQQHQR, encoded by the coding sequence ATGGAAGATTTATTCGATTTCCTAACTCAATCCGCATTTCAAGAAATCAAAGAGCACAACCAGACAACGAACACTAAACATGTTCCAAAAGCTCATTCAACGAATGGAAAGCTACGCGATCTATCCAGTCTTAAATTACGCGAACGCCTCATTCACTTGTTGGCACTGAAGCCTTTCACTCAGCGTGAACTAAATGCGCGTCTACAAAAAGATGGCATACGTAAACCCGAAAAATCTTTAATTGGAAATGTTCTGGCGGAAATTGCTCAACTAAGCAGCGACGAGTACTCTTTGAAGCGCTGTATGTGGAACgaagtgaaaataaattggTCTTATTACACGGAACAGGAACGGCAGCAGTTGAAGTTACGTTTGACACCGAATCTATCAAACCCAACCAATTCAAACGAACACACCTCAACTTTCAATCAGATCTCTCCTCCAATAATTAGCGCCGCTCAACCAATTCAAGGAGAAACCGCCATCGAAATCTGTGGAAAGCGTCCTTGTTTGGAGTACGAAGAGCCCCAGATTAAGAAGAAACGTCGTATTAGTACTAAGAACATTGGCAACAAAAACCCATGTAAAGGGGCACAACCAGATCATAAGCAGGTCCCACTCAAAGAACCAACTCTGCAAAAAATCCAAAAAGTATCAGGTGATGGTACTCACAAGAAGAACTCACAAAAGGAACCGATTGCCAAGCCAACTTCCGTAGTAGCAGTTTCTGATATCTGCAAAAGTAATCAACGCCAGGAATCAGTTCcagaaatttccaatttttcatgTCTCAATACTACTGAGAATAACCAGCATCGGAAACCAGTTATCCAAACAAACTCCGTAGTACCCGGTAGAAGTACTTACAAGACTAGCCAAAATCAGAAACATCCAGGAACTTCTGAGAACGGCCAGCATCTAGAACCAGCTctacttttaaacaaaaaagtatcaAATAAAAGTACTCTCAAGAAGAGCTCACAAAAGGAACCAGTTATCAAGAAAGCTTCTGAAGGAGCAGGTACTGATatctacaaaaataacaatcgCCAGGAATCAGTTCCAGAGGTTgcttctaaattttcaagtgtCGATACCattgaaaataaacaacatCGGAAAACGTACGCCGTGGTATCCGGTAACGATGCATACAGGAGTCACGAGAAACCAGCAGGAGCATCCGAAAAGAGGATGATTCTAGAATCAGATCTACAGTCTAACAACAAAGAATCAGGCACGCAAAAAGAGCCCGTTGTCAAGACAGCTTCTGCAGTAGCAGTTGCTGATATCTATAAAAATAAGCAGCGCCAGGAATCAGCTCCAGAGATTGCTTCCACATTTTCATGTGTCGATAAAATTGAGAATAGCCAACATCGGAAAACAGTACCCGGAAACGATATTCACAAGAATTTCCAACACCAGAGACCATTAGGAATATCCGAGAAGCGGAATAATCCAGAATCAGCTCTACGGATAAACAACAAAGTGTCAGATATTCACAAGAAGAGCACGCAAAAGCAACCAGTTGTCAACGTAGCTTCTGAAATATCGGCTATTGATGCCCATAAAGATTACAACAGCCTGGAAGCAGTTCCAGAGGTGGCTTTAAAAGTTTCAGTTAACGGAACTAATGATCAACACAAGAAACAAATTCTTCAAACAATCTTCAAGAGGCCGGCAGTTGAGTATCGTGTTATTGACGAAGGCAATACTGAAGCGTCGAGCTACGACTTTAGTAGTTACCCGACTATCCGAAGCATTGAACAGCGCCGTCAATACAAATACGATTTTGAGCGCGTTTACAAAGAGTACTTTCCACTACGACAGCGTGTCGAAGAAGCGCAGAACATTTTACATATTCTGCCTGAGCAGTTACGAAATGTGCCCGAAGGATCTGCGGAATGCGAGCGTATCACGAATCAAATTTTTGCCGTAACTGAGCGACTCAATACTAAGGAAGAGATTGGGCTCAAGCGACGTTTTGATTATTTGGAGGCGAAGTTGATCCATATCAGACAGCGCGTGGATGATTTTGACCAACAAATGCTGGAGGAAAGAGCAGGACAGGCTGCGGTTGCCCCGACAATGTTTCAACAACACCAACGATAA